A single genomic interval of Dyella sp. GSA-30 harbors:
- a CDS encoding helix-turn-helix domain-containing protein: protein MDSLITAAARALASGDPLGALNRVALRDDAPALALRGIAMAQLGDLTRAKTLLRSAARAFGPKEPVARARCVVAEAEIALASRELGWPAKTLDAARVTLEQHGDRVNAAHAQYLQVRRLLLIGQLDEVERVLAGLDTTPFPPALMAAHELVLAGIAMRRVQAQAARAALDRATHAARRAGIPALAAEVDSARLVLNTPAARLIADGEQRLVLLDEVETLLASKAFVVDACRYIVRDAHNVVSLATRPVLFALAQMLGEAWPGDVSRETLIEQAFRAKLIDETHRVRLRVEIGRLRGMLEPLANINATKRGFALAPRHARDVVLLARPVEEKHAAVLAFLADGESWSSSALALALGASQRTVQRALDTLAAAGKVQSFGHGRARRWMTPPLPGFATTLLLPAPLPGD from the coding sequence ATGGACTCGCTGATCACGGCCGCGGCGCGCGCACTGGCCTCGGGTGATCCACTAGGCGCACTGAACCGCGTCGCCCTGCGTGACGATGCGCCGGCACTCGCGCTGCGCGGCATTGCGATGGCGCAACTGGGCGATCTCACGCGCGCGAAGACACTCCTGCGTAGCGCCGCGCGCGCATTCGGCCCGAAAGAGCCGGTGGCCCGCGCACGCTGTGTCGTGGCCGAGGCGGAGATTGCACTGGCTTCACGTGAGCTTGGTTGGCCGGCGAAAACCCTCGATGCCGCGCGGGTGACACTCGAACAGCATGGCGATCGGGTCAATGCCGCACATGCGCAGTATCTTCAGGTGCGGCGGCTTTTGCTGATCGGCCAACTCGACGAAGTCGAGCGCGTGCTCGCCGGCCTGGATACAACGCCCTTCCCGCCCGCGTTGATGGCCGCGCACGAACTGGTCCTGGCAGGCATCGCCATGCGACGCGTACAGGCTCAGGCCGCGCGTGCCGCGCTCGATCGGGCGACGCATGCCGCGCGTCGCGCCGGTATTCCCGCGCTGGCAGCAGAGGTCGATAGCGCTCGACTGGTTCTGAATACACCCGCCGCGCGCCTGATCGCAGATGGCGAACAGCGGCTCGTACTACTCGACGAGGTCGAGACCTTGCTGGCGTCGAAAGCATTCGTCGTCGATGCATGCCGCTATATCGTGCGCGATGCGCATAACGTGGTGTCGCTCGCCACGCGCCCGGTGTTATTCGCGCTGGCCCAGATGCTGGGCGAAGCGTGGCCGGGCGACGTGTCGCGGGAGACGCTTATAGAGCAGGCCTTTCGCGCAAAACTCATCGATGAAACGCATCGCGTACGCTTGCGTGTCGAAATCGGAAGGCTTCGCGGCATGTTGGAGCCACTGGCCAATATCAACGCGACAAAGCGAGGGTTTGCGTTGGCACCGCGGCATGCACGCGATGTTGTCTTGCTGGCGCGACCGGTCGAGGAAAAACACGCCGCTGTGCTCGCTTTCCTGGCTGATGGCGAGTCCTGGTCGAGCTCGGCCTTGGCGCTCGCGCTCGGCGCCAGCCAGCGCACGGTGCAGCGAGCGCTCGATACGCTGGCCGCAGCCGGCAAAGTGCAGTCGTTCGGCCATGGACGTGCACGCCGATGGATGACGCCACCCCTGCCAGGATTCGCGACGACCTTGTTACTCCCGGCTCCGCTACCGGGCGACTAG
- a CDS encoding thioredoxin family protein: MTTHTTGTREEWLAARLELLDAEKELTRRNDTLAQQRQALPWVRIDKSYRFETDQGGASLADLFGGRSQLIVYHFMFGPDYKAGCPSCSSIADSFNGIVTHLQHHDVAFWTMSRAPLEKLQAYKKRMGWTFPWASSSSGDFNFDFNVSFTEQQQRDGEIEYNYQRGGHAMDAAPVPEPVVQFADTCGTDPSTYARDRPGISTFVMEEGVIYHTYSTYARGVDGIWGMYQWLDRAPKGRNETGVWWRRHDEYGNG, from the coding sequence ATGACGACACATACGACCGGGACGCGTGAAGAATGGCTGGCGGCGCGATTGGAGCTGCTTGACGCCGAAAAGGAGCTTACGCGCCGCAATGACACGCTGGCGCAGCAGCGACAGGCGTTGCCTTGGGTGCGCATCGACAAGTCCTATCGATTCGAGACCGACCAAGGTGGCGCCTCGCTGGCGGACCTGTTCGGCGGCCGCTCGCAGCTCATCGTATATCACTTCATGTTCGGCCCCGACTACAAGGCCGGCTGCCCGTCGTGTTCGTCGATTGCCGACAGCTTCAATGGCATCGTGACCCACTTGCAGCATCACGATGTCGCGTTCTGGACGATGTCGCGGGCGCCCCTGGAAAAATTGCAGGCCTACAAGAAGCGCATGGGATGGACCTTTCCCTGGGCGTCGTCGAGCAGCGGTGATTTCAACTTCGACTTCAATGTGTCCTTCACCGAACAACAACAGCGCGACGGCGAGATCGAATACAACTACCAGCGCGGCGGGCACGCGATGGATGCCGCACCGGTGCCCGAACCGGTCGTGCAGTTCGCCGATACCTGTGGCACCGATCCAAGCACCTATGCACGCGACCGTCCCGGCATAAGCACCTTCGTGATGGAGGAGGGCGTCATCTATCACACGTATTCCACGTACGCGCGCGGCGTCGACGGTATCTGGGGCATGTATCAATGGCTCGATCGCGCGCCCAAGGGCCGCAACGAGACGGGTGTCTGGTGGCGGCGCCACGACGAATACGGCAACGGCTGA
- a CDS encoding DUF2182 domain-containing protein, which produces MFWAACVLLFAASTAVTIAGCTAMSGMGTMPMPGEWTMSMTWMPMSGQGWPALAASFLGMWTAMMAAMMLPSLMPVLWRYRGLHSNRLAALVGMGYFLVWIVLGVVVFLLGAGFAALAMHQSTVSRVVPVATGVVVAMAGALQFTAWKAHLLACCRDVPACARDMPTNAGSAWRDGLRRGIHCCLCCAGFTAVLVVNGVMDLGVMAAVTVAITVERLWPAGMRVARAVGVIVMAAGFGLIVRGVG; this is translated from the coding sequence ATGTTTTGGGCGGCGTGCGTGCTGCTGTTTGCCGCAAGCACGGCCGTCACGATTGCCGGGTGCACGGCGATGTCGGGCATGGGCACGATGCCGATGCCCGGCGAGTGGACGATGTCGATGACGTGGATGCCGATGAGCGGGCAGGGCTGGCCGGCGCTTGCCGCGTCATTCCTGGGTATGTGGACAGCGATGATGGCGGCGATGATGCTGCCGTCGCTCATGCCTGTCCTGTGGCGTTACCGTGGCTTGCATTCCAACCGACTTGCCGCGCTGGTCGGCATGGGCTATTTCCTGGTGTGGATCGTGCTCGGCGTGGTTGTGTTTCTGCTGGGTGCAGGGTTTGCAGCGCTCGCGATGCACCAGTCGACGGTGTCCAGAGTCGTGCCGGTCGCCACGGGTGTTGTCGTGGCGATGGCCGGCGCGCTTCAGTTCACCGCCTGGAAGGCGCACCTGTTGGCTTGTTGCCGTGACGTTCCGGCATGCGCGCGCGATATGCCGACGAACGCCGGCAGCGCGTGGCGAGACGGCCTGCGCCGCGGCATTCATTGCTGCTTATGCTGCGCTGGCTTCACCGCGGTGCTGGTCGTCAACGGCGTGATGGACCTTGGCGTGATGGCCGCCGTGACGGTGGCCATCACGGTCGAACGGCTCTGGCCGGCCGGCATGCGCGTTGCGCGAGCGGTCGGCGTCATCGTCATGGCCGCAGGGTTCGGCTTGATTGTGCGTGGCGTCGGCTGA
- a CDS encoding helix-turn-helix domain-containing protein, which produces MIVGSSRFNQPQYQRDRKLAQQIGFDQYLLQLYLVGSNESTCDGRPIFLRSGDICLFDLARPFSTVATDGSTVSLVLPRGPLNQANRGKSLHGVIMPAERPLTRILADFVLSVCRAASDLNDQEAFAVEQSLLSLLIAGLAQDSYAVTPEVSTPMMQMLRQQLLEFIEANLYERELGPALLMQRHQVSRAHLYRIFAADGGIAKIIRDKRLDAAYREIALGVNAGGKSITDIALRLGFSNSSQFARAFQRRFAITPREARQQGARATHPRPSPPQEHTVRYYQAVDDWLEELFS; this is translated from the coding sequence ATGATCGTCGGCTCGTCGAGATTTAACCAACCGCAGTACCAACGCGACCGCAAGCTGGCTCAGCAGATCGGGTTCGATCAATACCTGCTGCAGTTGTATCTGGTCGGCTCGAACGAGAGCACGTGCGATGGGCGTCCGATCTTTCTGCGCTCGGGCGATATCTGCCTGTTCGATCTGGCTCGGCCTTTTTCCACCGTTGCAACGGATGGTTCCACCGTATCGTTGGTACTTCCAAGGGGGCCGCTGAATCAGGCAAACCGCGGCAAGAGCCTGCATGGCGTGATCATGCCGGCGGAGCGACCGCTGACACGGATCCTTGCCGATTTTGTTCTGAGCGTGTGTCGAGCGGCATCCGATCTCAACGACCAAGAAGCCTTTGCCGTCGAACAGTCGCTGCTCAGCCTGCTGATCGCGGGGCTGGCCCAGGATAGCTATGCGGTAACACCCGAAGTCAGCACGCCGATGATGCAGATGCTGCGCCAGCAGTTGCTTGAATTCATCGAAGCCAACCTCTACGAGCGCGAACTCGGCCCTGCCCTACTGATGCAACGCCATCAAGTTTCGCGAGCACACTTGTATCGGATATTCGCCGCCGATGGCGGCATCGCCAAGATCATTCGCGACAAGCGGCTTGATGCTGCCTATCGCGAAATTGCCCTGGGCGTAAACGCTGGCGGAAAATCGATTACCGATATCGCGCTGCGACTGGGCTTTTCCAACAGCAGCCAATTCGCGCGCGCGTTTCAACGCCGCTTCGCGATAACGCCCAGGGAAGCTCGCCAGCAAGGTGCTCGCGCCACCCATCCCAGGCCGTCACCGCCGCAGGAGCATACGGTTCGCTATTACCAGGCTGTCGACGATTGGCTCGAAGAGCTGTTCAGCTGA